A region of the Longimicrobiales bacterium genome:
TCGAGTACGTCGAGTATCACTCACCCAACGGATCTGGTACGATGCGGGGGTACATGGCGCGGCCCACTGGCTCCTCAGGGCCATGGCCAGCGGTTCTGGTCATCCACGAGAACCGCGGCTTGAATCCCTACGTCGAGGACGTCGTCCGGCGTTTTGGGGCCGCCGGCTTTCTCGCATTCGGACCCGATGCCCTCACCCCGCTCGGCGGGTACCCGGGCACCGATGACGAGGGGCGCACCATGCAGCGTGAACTCGATCGAGCCACAATGACGGAGGACTTCGTGGCTGCAGCCGAGTTTCTGATGGAGCACGGTGAATCCACCGGCCGCGTCGGATCCGTCGGCTTCTGCTTCGGAGGCGGCATGGTGAACACTCTGGCAGTGAGACTGCCGGCCCTCGGAGCTGGTGCTCCTTTCTACGGTTCGCAGCCGACAGCCGAGGACGTACCCAGCATCCAGGCGCCGTTACAGATTCACTACGCGGGGCTCGATGAGCGCGTCAACGCCGGATGGCCCGCCTATGAGGCCGCACTCGAGGCCGCTGGCAAGACGTTCACGATGCACATGTATCCCGAGGTGAATCACGGCTTCCACAATGACACCACACCTCGGTACGACAAGGCAGCCGCCCAGTTGGCGCAGCAACGCACCATCGACTTCTTTCGGGAGCATCTCGCATCAGAGTAGGAAGTAGCTGACGACCTATTCGAGACCGGGTACCCAAGCCTATTTCTATTCTTTTCGAAGACTTCAGAAACCACCTCGTGCCACCAATGAGGGGCTCCGTTCGCGAAGGGCGATAAATTCTGTCCGAAGTGCGGAACCCCGGCAGGCCTCGTTTCCGACACGCCTGAAGGCCTGAATGGCGCCCTGGGCACAGTGAAGATGGTGGTGTGTTCGGGCTTCCCTTCCCAGATGAGCACCCACGATCGCTTCTGCCCGAAAGTATCGAGTGACACCGGTGCCCTTAGCCCCTAAGGGTTCTGATTTCCTCCCTCTTTCGCATCGCAAAAGCCTTTCCCTGCGCGGCTCCATCGAGCGCATAGATCGTCCCACTGATAATCGACAACAGCGCCGTCGCCAGAGCGAGTGGGATGAGCCCTGCGGCGGGAAGACGCAGCACCGCCCAAAGCAGTACTGCGATGAAGAGAATGCTCGTTAAGCGACCGTGCGCACGATGACCTACTTCCAGGGGGCCATAACGCACCCTGAGAACAAGCACACCCACAACCAGCGTGAGATCTCGACCGAACACCACGAGAAAAAACCAGAACGGGAGAGGGGTGAAAGCCGGACCGACGTTCAATGTGAAGAACGTGACCAGCGCGACCTGGGCGAGCTTGTCTGCAACGGAGTCAGCCATTGAGCCCCGATCGCTGATGAGATCAAAGCGACGGGCGATCCAGCCGTCGAGAAGGTCCGAGATTCCGATTACGACCATCGTAGCGAGCGTGGCCCAACGCATGGGGTCAGAATCGAGACGGCTCCGTCCCAACTCCTGAGCGGTCACCGCGAAATACACGAAGAGCGGGATCAGGAGGACTCGTAGCAGAGTCACGATCCACAAGATCAGGCGCATGGCGTTCGTACTCATCAATCCGCGCTGAGGCTCGATCCGCCCAAGTGGCTAGATCAAAACCTGGCGACGATCGGAGCTCTCCGCAGCAAATCGTTCACGTCGGTATCTATATACCCCCCAACCACGTCGCCGTTACCCAGACAACCGCAACGGCTGCCAATAACGTGCCCAGAGGCATCACTATTCAGGCGAAGAACAGCGGCCACAGACCGACTAGTTCCGTAACTTCCCGA
Encoded here:
- a CDS encoding dienelactone hydrolase family protein; amino-acid sequence: MGRRDATPVFLAGLCQGSYLDLYIPGFSAQYGGTMTRQRMKADEFPQEVLTLFDKYVHGMIDRRAFLDESAKFAVGGMTAMGFLDALSPEYAWAVEVPEDDERVHLEYVEYHSPNGSGTMRGYMARPTGSSGPWPAVLVIHENRGLNPYVEDVVRRFGAAGFLAFGPDALTPLGGYPGTDDEGRTMQRELDRATMTEDFVAAAEFLMEHGESTGRVGSVGFCFGGGMVNTLAVRLPALGAGAPFYGSQPTAEDVPSIQAPLQIHYAGLDERVNAGWPAYEAALEAAGKTFTMHMYPEVNHGFHNDTTPRYDKAAAQLAQQRTIDFFREHLASE
- a CDS encoding CDP-alcohol phosphatidyltransferase family protein, which encodes MSTNAMRLILWIVTLLRVLLIPLFVYFAVTAQELGRSRLDSDPMRWATLATMVVIGISDLLDGWIARRFDLISDRGSMADSVADKLAQVALVTFFTLNVGPAFTPLPFWFFLVVFGRDLTLVVGVLVLRVRYGPLEVGHRAHGRLTSILFIAVLLWAVLRLPAAGLIPLALATALLSIISGTIYALDGAAQGKAFAMRKREEIRTLRG